One region of Bubalus bubalis isolate 160015118507 breed Murrah chromosome 15, NDDB_SH_1, whole genome shotgun sequence genomic DNA includes:
- the DGAT1 gene encoding diacylglycerol O-acyltransferase 1 isoform X6: MCPQEGKGSPGLSPYKTGGLAQCPGWPPGGRVVGGRWGCCLEPASGAGPGLSCAPPPLPPAEGWLPSPPGPALGAGLSEVGSEGPLLASAVDSRCHRLQDSLFSSDSGFSNYRGILNWCVVMLILSNARLFLENLIKYGILVDPIQVVSLFLKDPYSWPALCLVIVANIFAVAAFQVEKRLAVGALTEQAGLLLHGVNLATILCFPAAVAFLLESITPAVLLPGRQPLVPRAQGWGQGQGCFGRSLLLPLRPDPVLRAQLPPLPPHPKALPAAATPGDAVPHPAPGGADPAVDGPGHPELHEALQGHGLLPHRGAPPEAGGPQPPHLAHLLLLALPLLPERRGRAHAVWRPRVLPGLVELRVYHLLLAELEHPCSQVVHQTLLQAHAPAGQQQVGSQDGSISGLRLLPRVPGEHPPAHVPPLGLHGHDGADPAGLDSGPLLPRQLRQRSRVAVTHHWAAGGRPDVRPRLLRAQP; the protein is encoded by the exons ATGTGTCcacaggagggaaagggaagcCCTGGCCTCTCCCCTTACAAAACTGGAGGCCTTGCTCAATGCCCTGGATGGCCTCCTGGTGGCAGGGTGgttggtgggaggtggggctgcTGCTTAGAACCCGCCAGCGGGGCTGGGCCTGGGCTGAGCTGCGCCCCTCCACCTCTGCCTCCAGCTGAGGGTTGGCTTCCATCTCCACCAGGCCCAGCACTGGGCGCAGGGCTCTCAGAGGTGGGCTCTGAAGGTCCCCTGCTGGCTTCTGCAGTGGACTCCAG GTGTCACCGCCTGCAGGATTCCCTGTTCAGTTCTGACAGTGGCTTCAGCAACTACCGCGGCATCCTGAATTGGTGTGTGGTGATGCTG ATCTTAAGCAACGCACGGTTATTTCTAGAGAACCTCATCAA GTATGGCATCCTGGTGGACCCCATCCAAGTGGTGTCTCTGTTCCTGAAGGACCCCTACAGCTGGCCAGCTCTGTGCCTGGTCATTG TGGCCAATATCTTTGCCGTGGCTGCGTTCCAGGTGGAGAAGCGCCTGGCCGTG GGAGCCCTGACGGAGCAGGCGGGGCTGCTGCTGCACGGGGTCAACCTGGCCACCATTCTCTGCTTCCCAGCGGCCGTGGCCTTTCTCCTCGAGTCCATCACTCCAG CTGTTCTCCTACCGGGACGTCAACCTCTGGTGCCGAGAGCGCAGGGCTGGGGCCAAGGCCAAGGCTG CTTTGGCAG ATCTCTACTACTTCCTCTTCGCCCCGACCCTGTGCTACGAGCTCAACTTCCCCCGCTCCCCCCGCATCCGAAAGCGCTTCCTGCTGCGGcgactcctggagatg CTGTTCCTCACCCAGCTCCAGGTGGGGCTGATCCAGCAG TGGATGGTCCCGGCCATCCAGAACTCCATGAAGCCCTTCAAG GACATGGACTACTCCCGCATCGTGGAGCGCCTCCTGAAGCTGGCG GTCCCCAACCACCTCATCTGGCTCATCTTCTTCTACTGGCTCTTCCACTCCTGCCTGAACGCCGTGGCCGAGCTCATGCAGTTTGGAGACCGCGAGTTCTACCGGGACTGGTG GAACTCCGAGTCTATCACCTACTTCTGGCAGAACTGGAACATCCCTGTTCACAAGTGGTGCATCAG ACACTTCTACAAGCCCATGCTCCGGCGGGGCAGCAGCAAGTGGGCAGCCAGGACGGCAGTATTTCTGGCCTCCGCCTTCTTCCACGAG TACCTGGTGAGCATCCCCCTGCGCATGTTCCGCCTTTGGGCCTTCACGGGCATGATGGCGCAG ATCCCGCTGGCCTGGATAGTGGGCCGCTTCTTCCGCGGCAACTACGGCAACGCAGCCGTGTGGCTGTCACTCATCATTGGGCAGCCGGTGGCCGTCCTGATGTACGTCCACGACTACTACGTGCTCAACCGTGA
- the DGAT1 gene encoding diacylglycerol O-acyltransferase 1 isoform X8: protein MCPQEGKGSPGLSPYKTGGLAQCPGWPPGGRVVGGRWGCCLEPASGAGPGLSCAPPPLPPAEGWLPSPPGPALGAGLSEVGSEGPLLASAVDSRCHRLQDSLFSSDSGFSNYRGILNWCVVMLILSNARLFLENLIKYGILVDPIQVVSLFLKDPYSWPALCLVIVANIFAVAAFQVEKRLAVGALTEQAGLLLHGVNLATILCFPAAVAFLLESITPAVLLPGRQPLVPRAQGWGQGQGCFGRSLLLPLRPDPVLRAQLPPLPPHPKALPAAATPGDAVPHPAPGGADPAVDGPGHPELHEALQGHGLLPHRGAPPEAGGPQPPHLAHLLLLALPLLPERRGRAHAVWRPRVLPGLVELRVYHLLLAELEHPCSQVVHQQVGSQDGSISGLRLLPRVPGEHPPAHVPPLGLHGHDGADPAGLDSGPLLPRQLRQRSRVAVTHHWAAGGRPDVRPRLLRAQP, encoded by the exons ATGTGTCcacaggagggaaagggaagcCCTGGCCTCTCCCCTTACAAAACTGGAGGCCTTGCTCAATGCCCTGGATGGCCTCCTGGTGGCAGGGTGgttggtgggaggtggggctgcTGCTTAGAACCCGCCAGCGGGGCTGGGCCTGGGCTGAGCTGCGCCCCTCCACCTCTGCCTCCAGCTGAGGGTTGGCTTCCATCTCCACCAGGCCCAGCACTGGGCGCAGGGCTCTCAGAGGTGGGCTCTGAAGGTCCCCTGCTGGCTTCTGCAGTGGACTCCAG GTGTCACCGCCTGCAGGATTCCCTGTTCAGTTCTGACAGTGGCTTCAGCAACTACCGCGGCATCCTGAATTGGTGTGTGGTGATGCTG ATCTTAAGCAACGCACGGTTATTTCTAGAGAACCTCATCAA GTATGGCATCCTGGTGGACCCCATCCAAGTGGTGTCTCTGTTCCTGAAGGACCCCTACAGCTGGCCAGCTCTGTGCCTGGTCATTG TGGCCAATATCTTTGCCGTGGCTGCGTTCCAGGTGGAGAAGCGCCTGGCCGTG GGAGCCCTGACGGAGCAGGCGGGGCTGCTGCTGCACGGGGTCAACCTGGCCACCATTCTCTGCTTCCCAGCGGCCGTGGCCTTTCTCCTCGAGTCCATCACTCCAG CTGTTCTCCTACCGGGACGTCAACCTCTGGTGCCGAGAGCGCAGGGCTGGGGCCAAGGCCAAGGCTG CTTTGGCAG ATCTCTACTACTTCCTCTTCGCCCCGACCCTGTGCTACGAGCTCAACTTCCCCCGCTCCCCCCGCATCCGAAAGCGCTTCCTGCTGCGGcgactcctggagatg CTGTTCCTCACCCAGCTCCAGGTGGGGCTGATCCAGCAG TGGATGGTCCCGGCCATCCAGAACTCCATGAAGCCCTTCAAG GACATGGACTACTCCCGCATCGTGGAGCGCCTCCTGAAGCTGGCG GTCCCCAACCACCTCATCTGGCTCATCTTCTTCTACTGGCTCTTCCACTCCTGCCTGAACGCCGTGGCCGAGCTCATGCAGTTTGGAGACCGCGAGTTCTACCGGGACTGGTG GAACTCCGAGTCTATCACCTACTTCTGGCAGAACTGGAACATCCCTGTTCACAAGTGGTGCATCAG CAAGTGGGCAGCCAGGACGGCAGTATTTCTGGCCTCCGCCTTCTTCCACGAG TACCTGGTGAGCATCCCCCTGCGCATGTTCCGCCTTTGGGCCTTCACGGGCATGATGGCGCAG ATCCCGCTGGCCTGGATAGTGGGCCGCTTCTTCCGCGGCAACTACGGCAACGCAGCCGTGTGGCTGTCACTCATCATTGGGCAGCCGGTGGCCGTCCTGATGTACGTCCACGACTACTACGTGCTCAACCGTGA
- the DGAT1 gene encoding diacylglycerol O-acyltransferase 1 isoform X9: MCPQEGKGSPGLSPYKTGGLAQCPGWPPGGRVVGGRWGCCLEPASGAGPGLSCAPPPLPPAEGWLPSPPGPALGAGLSEVGSEGPLLASAVDSRCHRLQDSLFSSDSGFSNYRGILNWCVVMLILSNARLFLENLIKYGILVDPIQVVSLFLKDPYSWPALCLVIVANIFAVAAFQVEKRLAVGALTEQAGLLLHGVNLATILCFPAAVAFLLESITPAVLLPGRQPLVPRAQGWGQGQGCFGRSLLLPLRPDPVLRAQLPPLPPHPKALPAAATPGDAVPHPAPGGADPAVDGPGHPELHEALQGPQPPHLAHLLLLALPLLPERRGRAHAVWRPRVLPGLVELRVYHLLLAELEHPCSQVVHQTLLQAHAPAGQQQVGSQDGSISGLRLLPRVPGEHPPAHVPPLGLHGHDGADPAGLDSGPLLPRQLRQRSRVAVTHHWAAGGRPDVRPRLLRAQP, translated from the exons ATGTGTCcacaggagggaaagggaagcCCTGGCCTCTCCCCTTACAAAACTGGAGGCCTTGCTCAATGCCCTGGATGGCCTCCTGGTGGCAGGGTGgttggtgggaggtggggctgcTGCTTAGAACCCGCCAGCGGGGCTGGGCCTGGGCTGAGCTGCGCCCCTCCACCTCTGCCTCCAGCTGAGGGTTGGCTTCCATCTCCACCAGGCCCAGCACTGGGCGCAGGGCTCTCAGAGGTGGGCTCTGAAGGTCCCCTGCTGGCTTCTGCAGTGGACTCCAG GTGTCACCGCCTGCAGGATTCCCTGTTCAGTTCTGACAGTGGCTTCAGCAACTACCGCGGCATCCTGAATTGGTGTGTGGTGATGCTG ATCTTAAGCAACGCACGGTTATTTCTAGAGAACCTCATCAA GTATGGCATCCTGGTGGACCCCATCCAAGTGGTGTCTCTGTTCCTGAAGGACCCCTACAGCTGGCCAGCTCTGTGCCTGGTCATTG TGGCCAATATCTTTGCCGTGGCTGCGTTCCAGGTGGAGAAGCGCCTGGCCGTG GGAGCCCTGACGGAGCAGGCGGGGCTGCTGCTGCACGGGGTCAACCTGGCCACCATTCTCTGCTTCCCAGCGGCCGTGGCCTTTCTCCTCGAGTCCATCACTCCAG CTGTTCTCCTACCGGGACGTCAACCTCTGGTGCCGAGAGCGCAGGGCTGGGGCCAAGGCCAAGGCTG CTTTGGCAG ATCTCTACTACTTCCTCTTCGCCCCGACCCTGTGCTACGAGCTCAACTTCCCCCGCTCCCCCCGCATCCGAAAGCGCTTCCTGCTGCGGcgactcctggagatg CTGTTCCTCACCCAGCTCCAGGTGGGGCTGATCCAGCAG TGGATGGTCCCGGCCATCCAGAACTCCATGAAGCCCTTCAAG GTCCCCAACCACCTCATCTGGCTCATCTTCTTCTACTGGCTCTTCCACTCCTGCCTGAACGCCGTGGCCGAGCTCATGCAGTTTGGAGACCGCGAGTTCTACCGGGACTGGTG GAACTCCGAGTCTATCACCTACTTCTGGCAGAACTGGAACATCCCTGTTCACAAGTGGTGCATCAG ACACTTCTACAAGCCCATGCTCCGGCGGGGCAGCAGCAAGTGGGCAGCCAGGACGGCAGTATTTCTGGCCTCCGCCTTCTTCCACGAG TACCTGGTGAGCATCCCCCTGCGCATGTTCCGCCTTTGGGCCTTCACGGGCATGATGGCGCAG ATCCCGCTGGCCTGGATAGTGGGCCGCTTCTTCCGCGGCAACTACGGCAACGCAGCCGTGTGGCTGTCACTCATCATTGGGCAGCCGGTGGCCGTCCTGATGTACGTCCACGACTACTACGTGCTCAACCGTGA
- the DGAT1 gene encoding diacylglycerol O-acyltransferase 1 isoform X7 produces MGDRGGAGGSRRRRTGSRPSIQGGSGPAAVEEEVRDAGAGGDAPVRDTDKDGDVDVGSGHWDLRCHRLQDSLFSSDSGFSNYRGILNWCVVMLILSNARLFLENLIKYGILVDPIQVVSLFLKDPYSWPALCLVIVANIFAVAAFQVEKRLAVGALTEQAGLLLHGVNLATILCFPAAVAFLLESITPVGSVLALMVYTILFLKLFSYRDVNLWCRERRAGAKAKAALADLYYFLFAPTLCYELNFPRSPRIRKRFLLRRLLEMLFLTQLQVGLIQQWMVPAIQNSMKPFKDMDYSRIVERLLKLAVPNHLIWLIFFYWLFHSCLNAVAELMQFGDREFYRDWWNSESITYFWQNWNIPVHKWCIRHFYKPMLRRGSSKWAARTAVFLASAFFHEYLVSIPLRMFRLWAFTGMMAQIPLAWIVGRFFRGNYGNAAVWLSLIIGQPVAVLMYVHDYYVLNREAPAAGT; encoded by the exons ATGGGCGACCGCGGCGGCGCTGGCGGCTCCCGGCGCCGGAGGACGGGGTCGCGGCCTTCGATCCAGGGCGGCAGTGGGCCCGCGGCAGTGGAAGAGGAGGTGCGGGATGCGGGCGCCGGAGGGGACGCGCCGGTCCGGGACACAGACAAGGACGGAGACGTAGACGTGGGCAGCGGCCACTGGGACCTGAG GTGTCACCGCCTGCAGGATTCCCTGTTCAGTTCTGACAGTGGCTTCAGCAACTACCGCGGCATCCTGAATTGGTGTGTGGTGATGCTG ATCTTAAGCAACGCACGGTTATTTCTAGAGAACCTCATCAA GTATGGCATCCTGGTGGACCCCATCCAAGTGGTGTCTCTGTTCCTGAAGGACCCCTACAGCTGGCCAGCTCTGTGCCTGGTCATTG TGGCCAATATCTTTGCCGTGGCTGCGTTCCAGGTGGAGAAGCGCCTGGCCGTG GGAGCCCTGACGGAGCAGGCGGGGCTGCTGCTGCACGGGGTCAACCTGGCCACCATTCTCTGCTTCCCAGCGGCCGTGGCCTTTCTCCTCGAGTCCATCACTCCAG TGGGCTCCGTGCTGGCCCTGATGGTCTACACCATCCTCTTCCTCAAGCTGTTCTCCTACCGGGACGTCAACCTCTGGTGCCGAGAGCGCAGGGCTGGGGCCAAGGCCAAGGCTG CTTTGGCAG ATCTCTACTACTTCCTCTTCGCCCCGACCCTGTGCTACGAGCTCAACTTCCCCCGCTCCCCCCGCATCCGAAAGCGCTTCCTGCTGCGGcgactcctggagatg CTGTTCCTCACCCAGCTCCAGGTGGGGCTGATCCAGCAG TGGATGGTCCCGGCCATCCAGAACTCCATGAAGCCCTTCAAG GACATGGACTACTCCCGCATCGTGGAGCGCCTCCTGAAGCTGGCG GTCCCCAACCACCTCATCTGGCTCATCTTCTTCTACTGGCTCTTCCACTCCTGCCTGAACGCCGTGGCCGAGCTCATGCAGTTTGGAGACCGCGAGTTCTACCGGGACTGGTG GAACTCCGAGTCTATCACCTACTTCTGGCAGAACTGGAACATCCCTGTTCACAAGTGGTGCATCAG ACACTTCTACAAGCCCATGCTCCGGCGGGGCAGCAGCAAGTGGGCAGCCAGGACGGCAGTATTTCTGGCCTCCGCCTTCTTCCACGAG TACCTGGTGAGCATCCCCCTGCGCATGTTCCGCCTTTGGGCCTTCACGGGCATGATGGCGCAG ATCCCGCTGGCCTGGATAGTGGGCCGCTTCTTCCGCGGCAACTACGGCAACGCAGCCGTGTGGCTGTCACTCATCATTGGGCAGCCGGTGGCCGTCCTGATGTACGTCCACGACTACTACGTGCTCAACCGTGAGGCGCCGGCAGCCGGCACCTGA